The nucleotide sequence acaCTACTAGTAATTTATAGGGATAAACTAACTGggtaatattttatatgttttttcgCCACTATTCCGCATACTGAACTATAGAATATTCCTGTAATGATAACGTTAAAGCTCTAAAATTCTTAAGAATACATTATCATCCTATTTTACAATTTGTTATACATAACCtgacagaaaattttcaatttgacaTAAGAAATCAGACAAATGACAAGTGCGCTATGCATAGACTttaattatacaatattttcaaaaaataagggTACGTTTCTATGCAATTCGCAAACGGAGTGGAAACACAGCACACTTGCTTGGTATACGAGAAACAATATTAGCATTTCTAATGCAATTCAAAGTTAAAAACCTTGCTAAGACTAAAAATACGTAATTATTACCTATATGGCTGATGCGGTTCACAGAAGTTGTCTGCCATATATGTAATACATCTATATGCAGAGTTTTAACGGGAAGGAATGTCCCACTATTAAGGTGCcgacaatatattattttttctctcatTCGAGATACCTCGTACATGTTGCACAttcttgagaatgcgcagaaccgagctggagaCTCGGaagatagagaaatcgttgtcaTTCTGTCCTcgttagtcggaacagcttccacttatagaaactttCCTTATAGAAGTATTATACGTATGCTGCAAGTTCCAAGTTGTGTACTTCGTGGCATGCATGACACATGCGCACTATGTGGATTGTCATATTTGgcattttgatttcatttgatTGTTTTTCGAGAAGAAATTCATCGCAAAGTCGTTGGCAAAGTTCATTAAAAATGAGTCAGTTTTACATCGAAATACATGCAACTTCGCTCACGAATTGCATTTGAAATGTACattataactttatattttttatcgtgaGTATTTTTTAAGTATTATGTGTGTTATTCAGTTGCCATAGATAAACATTATCAAGTTTGTTTAGTGTCTCCAATGATGTACCAGTGACGTTGATATATCTAGGACTAATAACAATATTTGTCTACTATTTGCTAGAATACCTGAGCATATGGTGTATATTATATTAGCATATGTTATTAGTAGTTTTCGCgaaaaattaaaatgtcaaCCGTAGAAGAATTACAAGCGAAAATCAAACAATTAGAAGGAAAGTTATCAGCTTCTCAAAAGAATGtacgagaaaaaattaaagaaatgtcTTCAGAGGTAACAGATTCTAATCCATACAGGTAAAAACtcctattttataaaacattgtCACAATAACATTCTGTTCTAGTCGTTTAATGGCACTTAAACGTATGGGTATAGTgaacaattatgaaaaaatccgAGATTTTACAGTGGCAGTAGTAGGAGTCGGAGGTGTTGGAAGTGTAACTGCTGAAATGCTTACAAGATGTGGTATTGGAAGATTAATATTATTCGATTACGATAAAGTAGAACTTGCTAATATGAATAGATTATTTTTCCAACCTCATCAATCAGGGTTAAGTAAAGTAGAAGCTGCAGCTGAAACTCTCAGAAACATAAACCCCGATGTTGATATTCGAACTTATAACTATAATATTACTACTGTAGATAATTTTGATAACTTCACAGAAGTTTTAAGgtaatcattatttaataaagtctaccttctatattaaaaattgaaactgtagatttcaaaataacaagcattaattaattataaaggaaatattaaaaaaccatttatttggaattacaaaaaaagtacacCATATGGGgtataatttttccattatattaaATTGACCAGTTCATGTGTTTAGTAGATTATCTGCTTTTCCCATTAAACCATTTCCATAGTCCATATAAAATTGTACATGTATACATGTTAATCATCTGGATCTTAATAAGTTTTAATGGATTATATCATTTCTAGGACTAGTAATTTGAATGGAGGTCCAGTAGATTTAGTATTAAGTTGTGTAGATAACTTTGAAGCTAGATTTGCAATAAATACAGCTTGTAATGAATTCAATTTATCTTGGTTTGAATCTGGAGTGTCTGAAAATGCAGTATCAGGACACATCCAGTTCATTGTACCAGGAGAAACTGCATGTTTTGCTGTaagtaaatattgaattttattgtaatttttattttatacttataaAGTGAATACTCGTCAATTTTATGTACAAATCttgtgattttaatttttaaacgttttttcaGTGTGCTCCTCCCTTGATTGTGGCATCAAACATTGATGAGAAGACTTTGAAGAGAGATGGGGTCTGTGCAGCTAGTCTTCCAACAACTATGGGTATAGTTGCAGGATTTTTGGTCCAAAATAGTTTGAAACACCTTCTTCAATTTGGGATTGTTAGTAATTATTTAGGATATAGTGCTTTGACTGATTTTTTCCCAACTATGACTCTAAAACCAAATCCAAATTGTGAAGATTCCAACTGTAGGTTGAGACAAAAAGAGTTTGCTTTAAAACCTAAACCAGAAATTGCAGTTGaagcaaaagaagaaaaatctgTCCATGAAGATAATGAATGGGGCATAAGTCTGATAGATGAAAGTGTAAATGTTACTGAAGAAGTTACTGTAGCTGAAGGGATAAAATTGGCATATACTTTACCAAACAATAACATTGTTGAAGAATGTGAAGAGGCTACTGCAGATAATGATATTAGTTTAGACGACTTGAGAGCTCAGCTAAATGATATGTAAttccaaataatattgaaatcttGAGATGTAatcattaattgaattgaagacatttatgaatatttatatacaaattataaagaataatcatctacaaatagacaaaaaatggaatatttatgtCATATTTGCTCAAGACGTAAAAATACTGTAACATTCATAGAATATCCACCCTATTCATATGATTTGGGCACGTATCATTCCTGTTTCTTctttaacctaaaaaaaactTTGTCTTTGTCGACGTTTACTGACGGAGGAAGAGATAGATCgtaattcaacaattatttggGCATTGATTACTTTGaacattaataaaatcattttcctaAAAGTATTTACTTTTCTTGTATCTCAGAAAATATAGCGTCACATTTCTAATTAGATGAAATGGCTTCAATAATGTATCCAAATAgataaatttatacatatttcatgCTTTTTTTGCTTCTTCAGTTATAGATAGAATTTCAACTGGTAATCCAAATAAACAGATTAATTAATATGACTATCTTTTCATCCTAATTTGGACgtgttagtatttttttatcgatatcaTTTAAAACTGGTTATATGTTATATATCAAATAggatttttcatattataagtTACAAAACTAGattatttgacaatataaaaaaaacatgttatACTTTGGGCCAATCAAATTGGATCAAAATCTACGAAATATAggaattttatttgaatcaaCTGTTTAGTGCATTTCCACTCCACTATATGAGTACCCCAGTTCCAAttcatttctcatatcttt is from Diorhabda carinulata isolate Delta chromosome 1, icDioCari1.1, whole genome shotgun sequence and encodes:
- the LOC130895179 gene encoding ubiquitin-like modifier-activating enzyme 5; amino-acid sequence: MSTVEELQAKIKQLEGKLSASQKNVREKIKEMSSEVTDSNPYSRLMALKRMGIVNNYEKIRDFTVAVVGVGGVGSVTAEMLTRCGIGRLILFDYDKVELANMNRLFFQPHQSGLSKVEAAAETLRNINPDVDIRTYNYNITTVDNFDNFTEVLRTSNLNGGPVDLVLSCVDNFEARFAINTACNEFNLSWFESGVSENAVSGHIQFIVPGETACFACAPPLIVASNIDEKTLKRDGVCAASLPTTMGIVAGFLVQNSLKHLLQFGIVSNYLGYSALTDFFPTMTLKPNPNCEDSNCRLRQKEFALKPKPEIAVEAKEEKSVHEDNEWGISLIDESVNVTEEVTVAEGIKLAYTLPNNNIVEECEEATADNDISLDDLRAQLNDM